Proteins from one Romboutsia sp. CE17 genomic window:
- a CDS encoding MFS transporter, whose protein sequence is MSTIPARNLSNHSSQNNIKPFGKQDKLGYMLGDFGNSLLFNFIGSYLLVFYTDAFGISAAAVGTLMAVSRIWDAINDPMMGVLVDKRKAGKDGKYRPYIKYMGVPLGIFTVLTFLVIPNMPEGMKLPYAYITYIGFGMAYTAINIPYGSLASVLTNDPVERTSLSTLRNLAVSFSQILLMVLTPKLIFDASGAISVKGFVIVSVLYAVIANIAYRFCYSMTTERVDVEVKEDAPKVSLGETLKTLFKNRALIGLILSSLGTLTALFIPTALNVYLFKDYFGAPGLLSIAGLVGMIGTFIVLPFTTKLVAKFGKKNVATYSSIICIVSYGILVFFPSQNPWVYIGLTLISGVGVAFYNMLVWALVGDVMDYQEYLSGQRSDGTVYAAYSLSRKLVQAIVGSIGGFALAAIGYQSGAATQTAEVAESIRMIITVVPLVGFILGALSLKFVYNLNNKKLNEVSEELERRRAQ, encoded by the coding sequence ATGAGTACAATTCCAGCAAGAAATTTAAGCAATCATTCATCACAAAACAATATTAAACCATTTGGAAAACAAGATAAACTTGGTTACATGTTAGGGGATTTCGGTAACAGTTTATTATTCAACTTCATAGGAAGTTATTTATTAGTATTTTATACAGATGCATTTGGAATAAGTGCAGCAGCAGTTGGTACTCTTATGGCAGTATCAAGAATATGGGATGCGATAAATGACCCAATGATGGGAGTTTTAGTAGACAAAAGAAAAGCAGGAAAAGATGGTAAGTATAGACCTTATATAAAATACATGGGTGTACCACTAGGAATATTTACAGTATTAACATTCTTAGTAATACCTAATATGCCAGAAGGAATGAAATTACCTTATGCATATATAACTTATATAGGATTTGGTATGGCATACACTGCTATAAACATTCCTTATGGATCATTAGCATCAGTTTTAACTAACGATCCAGTTGAAAGAACAAGCTTATCAACTTTAAGAAACTTAGCAGTATCATTCTCACAAATACTTCTTATGGTTTTAACACCTAAGTTAATATTTGATGCTTCAGGTGCTATTTCAGTAAAAGGATTCGTTATAGTATCAGTATTATATGCAGTAATAGCTAATATAGCTTATAGATTCTGTTATTCTATGACAACTGAAAGAGTTGATGTTGAAGTTAAAGAAGATGCTCCAAAAGTAAGCTTAGGAGAAACTTTAAAAACTTTATTTAAAAATAGAGCTTTAATAGGATTAATATTAAGTTCATTAGGTACATTAACAGCTTTATTTATACCAACAGCTTTAAACGTTTACTTATTTAAAGACTATTTTGGAGCTCCAGGACTATTAAGTATAGCTGGATTAGTTGGTATGATTGGTACATTTATAGTATTACCTTTTACTACTAAATTAGTTGCTAAATTCGGTAAGAAAAATGTTGCTACTTACAGTAGTATAATATGTATAGTTTCTTACGGTATACTAGTATTTTTCCCAAGTCAAAATCCATGGGTATATATAGGATTAACTTTAATATCTGGTGTAGGTGTAGCATTCTACAACATGCTAGTATGGGCATTAGTTGGTGATGTTATGGATTACCAAGAATACTTAAGCGGACAAAGAAGTGATGGTACAGTTTATGCTGCTTACTCATTATCTAGAAAATTAGTTCAAGCTATAGTAGGTAGTATAGGTGGATTTGCTCTTGCAGCAATAGGATATCAATCAGGAGCAGCTACTCAAACTGCAGAAGTTGCAGAAAGTATAAGAATGATAATAACTGTAGTTCCTCTTGTAGGATTTATATTAGGGGCATTATCTCTTAAGTTTGTATATAACTTAAATAACAAAAAATTAAATGAAGTAAGCGAAGAATTAGAGAGAAGAAGAGCTCAATAA
- a CDS encoding GNAT family N-acetyltransferase — protein MNIIIRRELEKDYIEVKEMIKKSFETAEHTDNNEHNLVEKLRKSDNFISELSLVAQKDDKIIGHILCTKLDIVCDKEGHTSLALAPLSVHPDFQRMGVGGMLIKEAFKIAKELGYNSIFVLGSDEYYPKFGFEKSTNFGISAPFDVPSEYFMGIELTKDALKNVSGDLVYAKEFFEV, from the coding sequence ATGAACATAATTATAAGAAGAGAATTAGAAAAAGACTATATAGAAGTAAAAGAAATGATAAAAAAATCATTTGAAACAGCAGAGCATACAGATAATAATGAACATAATCTAGTTGAAAAACTTCGTAAATCAGATAATTTTATAAGTGAATTATCTTTGGTAGCACAAAAAGATGATAAAATAATTGGTCATATACTATGTACAAAACTGGACATAGTATGTGATAAAGAAGGTCATACATCACTAGCATTAGCACCTCTTTCAGTTCATCCAGATTTCCAAAGAATGGGTGTAGGTGGGATGCTAATAAAAGAAGCTTTTAAGATTGCAAAAGAATTAGGATATAATTCAATATTTGTTTTAGGAAGTGATGAGTATTATCCTAAATTTGGATTTGAAAAGAGTACAAACTTTGGTATAAGTGCTCCTTTTGATGTTCCAAGTGAGTATTTTATGGGGATAGAATTAACTAAAGATGCTTTAAAAAATGTATCTGGAGACTTAGTATATGCTAAGGAATTTTTTGAGGTATAA
- a CDS encoding DUF3796 domain-containing protein produces the protein MKGIGKYSILFALLGLLGFKELNGDPLHMLYFGFSANLSVIWWNKLGDYEDERLIYNKHRAGTIAFYIGFIIAVISTVLIRLFTVDLLILYRLQILIIALTFAISMNLWAFLTYKFDFGN, from the coding sequence ATGAAAGGTATAGGAAAGTACTCAATTTTATTTGCATTGCTTGGGCTTTTAGGCTTTAAAGAATTAAATGGTGATCCATTACACATGTTGTACTTTGGCTTTTCTGCTAACTTATCTGTTATTTGGTGGAATAAGTTAGGTGATTATGAAGATGAACGTTTAATTTATAATAAACATAGAGCAGGTACAATAGCATTTTACATAGGTTTTATCATAGCAGTTATATCAACTGTATTAATTAGGTTATTTACAGTAGATTTGCTAATACTTTATAGATTACAAATATTAATAATAGCACTTACTTTTGCAATATCAATGAATTTATGGGCATTCTTAACTTATAAATTTGATTTTGGGAATTAA
- a CDS encoding DUF2651 family protein, which translates to MNIFSIYYNPFGMVLIILPLLTFIISLIAQLVIKKKIIILSVVFVGYLIATFTILNSSFLIWCFIYTFISLIATFLADLILKYKKKSTKQS; encoded by the coding sequence ATGAATATATTTAGTATTTATTATAATCCATTCGGAATGGTGTTAATCATCCTTCCGTTGCTTACTTTTATAATATCTTTAATTGCACAGCTTGTAATAAAGAAAAAAATAATTATTTTAAGCGTTGTTTTTGTAGGATATTTAATTGCTACGTTTACTATACTTAATTCAAGTTTCCTAATATGGTGTTTTATTTATACATTTATATCATTAATAGCAACTTTTTTAGCAGATTTAATTCTTAAATATAAAAAAAAATCTACTAAACAATCTTAA
- a CDS encoding helix-turn-helix transcriptional regulator, whose product MTMFISNLKKYRQFNELTQEELAKKVNVRRETIARLENAKYNPSLELAVRISKELNTPIEDLFIFEF is encoded by the coding sequence ATGACAATGTTTATTAGTAATTTAAAGAAATATCGTCAATTTAATGAGTTAACTCAAGAAGAATTAGCTAAAAAAGTTAATGTTAGAAGAGAGACTATAGCTCGTTTAGAAAATGCGAAATACAATCCTTCACTTGAATTAGCAGTTAGGATTTCAAAGGAGTTAAATACTCCTATTGAAGACTTATTTATATTTGAATTTTAA
- a CDS encoding prolyl-tRNA synthetase associated domain-containing protein: MDLYVKVEEKLKELGIEFEIVEHELALTTEQADSFIEGIEGVRTKTMFLTNKKKTDYYLLIMDDKKRLNMELFGDIVQSKRIKMASPDSLNEKMMLPPGVVSPFGLLNNKEKDIKVYFDREIMSEKRMSFHPNTNEKTIFIDTTDLTKFIEEMSYEVNIIDL; encoded by the coding sequence GTGGATTTGTATGTAAAAGTTGAAGAAAAACTAAAGGAACTTGGAATAGAATTTGAAATTGTAGAACACGAACTAGCACTTACAACTGAACAAGCAGATAGCTTTATTGAAGGAATTGAAGGGGTTAGAACGAAGACTATGTTTTTAACAAATAAGAAGAAAACAGATTATTATTTGCTAATTATGGATGATAAAAAGAGACTTAATATGGAGTTGTTCGGTGATATTGTTCAATCTAAAAGAATTAAGATGGCATCGCCAGACAGCTTAAATGAGAAAATGATGTTGCCACCAGGTGTGGTATCTCCTTTTGGTTTGTTAAATAACAAGGAGAAAGATATTAAAGTTTACTTCGATAGAGAAATAATGTCAGAAAAAAGGATGAGCTTTCATCCAAATACAAATGAAAAAACAATTTTTATAGATACAACTGATTTAACAAAGTTTATTGAAGAAATGAGCTATGAAGTTAATATAATCGATTTATAA
- a CDS encoding YdcF family protein, producing MSNKRIKFTFIKRNIITLIFISIIIFIGYSAFNIWTFKDKVELVKTDAAIVLGAAAWNDKPSPVFRERINYSIWLYENNYVDKIIFTGGKGKDDKYAESEVARDYAIKNNVTPEDILIETKSKITEENLKYAYEIATEENLNTFTIVSDPLHMKRAMLISKTIGMESYTSPTQSSVYKTLNSQVPFFFRELFFYIGYIISLPFRIFF from the coding sequence TTGAGTAACAAGAGGATTAAATTCACATTTATAAAAAGAAATATTATAACATTAATCTTTATCTCAATAATTATATTTATTGGATATTCAGCTTTTAATATTTGGACTTTTAAGGACAAGGTAGAATTAGTCAAAACAGATGCAGCTATTGTACTTGGTGCTGCTGCTTGGAATGATAAGCCATCACCTGTTTTTCGTGAGAGAATAAATTATTCTATCTGGCTTTATGAAAACAATTATGTAGATAAAATCATTTTTACTGGTGGTAAGGGAAAAGATGATAAATATGCTGAATCTGAAGTTGCAAGAGATTATGCAATTAAGAATAATGTTACCCCAGAGGATATTTTGATTGAAACCAAATCAAAAATCACAGAAGAAAATTTAAAATATGCTTATGAAATTGCTACTGAAGAAAACCTAAACACCTTTACTATAGTAAGCGACCCTTTGCATATGAAAAGAGCAATGCTAATATCAAAAACTATTGGAATGGAATCATACACTTCTCCTACGCAAAGCTCTGTATATAAAACATTGAACAGCCAAGTTCCATTTTTCTTCCGAGAGTTATTTTTCTATATTGGTTATATAATTAGTTTGCCTTTTAGAATATTCTTTTAA
- a CDS encoding Rpn family recombination-promoting nuclease/putative transposase, with protein MRGLLDPKMDFVFKNIFGSEKNPKILISFLNATLKPKYLITAVEIKNTDINKDYIEDKFSRLDVKATTSNSEVINIEIQLKNEYNMIKRSLYYWSKLYSEQLNEGEDYNLLKRTICINILNFKYLKTRKFHSGYRLKEIYSNEELTDVAEIHFIEIPKLEEGTDEKDMLANWIEFLKDPESEKVRNLEMNIEEIRQAKDELIRMSNDDTQRQIYEMRAKTLKDKVSALNEAERKGAKNKAIEIAKSLLDVLDEKTISLKTGLSIDEIKNLK; from the coding sequence ATGAGAGGACTACTAGATCCTAAGATGGACTTTGTGTTTAAAAATATATTTGGAAGTGAGAAAAATCCTAAAATATTAATATCATTTTTAAATGCAACGCTAAAACCCAAATATTTGATAACAGCAGTAGAAATAAAAAATACTGACATAAATAAAGATTATATAGAAGACAAATTCTCTAGACTAGATGTAAAAGCTACTACTAGCAATAGTGAAGTTATAAATATAGAAATTCAATTAAAGAACGAATACAATATGATAAAAAGAAGTCTGTATTATTGGTCTAAACTTTATTCAGAACAATTAAATGAAGGTGAAGATTATAATTTATTAAAAAGAACAATTTGTATAAATATATTGAATTTCAAATATTTAAAAACAAGAAAGTTCCATAGCGGATATAGATTAAAAGAAATTTATAGTAATGAAGAATTAACGGATGTAGCAGAGATTCATTTTATCGAAATTCCTAAACTAGAAGAAGGAACTGATGAAAAAGATATGTTAGCAAACTGGATTGAGTTTTTAAAAGATCCTGAAAGTGAGAAAGTTAGAAATTTGGAAATGAATATAGAAGAAATTAGACAAGCAAAAGATGAACTAATTAGAATGAGTAATGATGACACTCAGCGTCAAATTTATGAAATGAGAGCTAAAACTCTAAAAGATAAAGTAAGTGCTTTAAATGAAGCTGAAAGAAAGGGAGCAAAAAATAAAGCTATAGAAATAGCAAAATCTTTGTTGGATGTATTGGATGAGAAAACTATATCATTAAAAACAGGTTTATCAATAGATGAAATAAAAAATTTAAAATAA
- a CDS encoding DUF2700 domain-containing protein — translation MSDFILIILPLIAVAAIAIAVVLLVNNTKKKNETSNEKKDYIEENYMSIGMSLGMCFGAAIGSAFMNKFGPVSISYGICFGMLGGMIIGMTIKKK, via the coding sequence ATGAGTGATTTTATTTTGATTATTTTACCATTGATAGCTGTTGCTGCTATTGCTATTGCAGTAGTCTTATTAGTAAATAATACTAAGAAGAAAAATGAAACATCTAATGAAAAAAAAGATTATATAGAAGAAAATTATATGTCTATTGGAATGTCCTTAGGAATGTGTTTTGGGGCAGCTATAGGTTCAGCATTTATGAATAAATTCGGACCAGTATCTATTTCTTATGGTATATGTTTTGGAATGCTAGGTGGAATGATTATAGGTATGACAATAAAGAAAAAGTAA